A single Archocentrus centrarchus isolate MPI-CPG fArcCen1 unplaced genomic scaffold, fArcCen1 scaffold_30_ctg1, whole genome shotgun sequence DNA region contains:
- the cetn3 gene encoding centrin-3 codes for MSVSLRTELAADKTKRKKRRELTEDQKHEIKEAFELFDTDKDKEIDYHELKVAMRALGFEVKKVDVLKILKDYDREGNGKITFEDFNEVVTDRILERDPKEEIMKAFKLFDDDESGKISLRNLRRVARELGENISDEELRSMIDEFDTDRDGEINQEEFLAIMGGDS; via the exons AACGGAGCTCGCAGCAGACAAAACCAAGCgtaagaagaggagagagctcACTGAGGATCAGAAACATGAAATCAAAGAAGCTTTTGAGTTGTTTGACACAGACAAGGACAAAGAAATTGACTACCACGAGCTGAAG GTGGCAATGCGTGCACTCGGCTTTGAAGTGAAGAAAGTGGATGTTCTCAAGATTCTTAAGGATTATGACAGAGAGGGAAATGGCAAAATAACATTTGAGGACTTCAATGAAGTTG TGACTGATCGCATCCTAGAGCGAGACCCAAAAGAGGAGATCATGAAGGCCTTTAAGCtgtttgatgatgatgaatcaGGAAAGATCAGTCTGAGGAACCTGAGACGCGTGGCTCGAGAACTCGGGGAGAACATCAGCGATGAGGAGCTCCGCAGCATGATCGATGAGTTTGACACTGACAGAGATGGTGAAA TAAACCAGGAGGAGTTCCTCGCCATCATGGGCGGAGACTCCTGA